One segment of Hippopotamus amphibius kiboko isolate mHipAmp2 chromosome 2, mHipAmp2.hap2, whole genome shotgun sequence DNA contains the following:
- the LOC130846440 gene encoding maspardin-like: MGEIKVSPDYNWFRSTVPLKNIIVDDDDSKVWSLYDAGPRNIRCPLTFLPPVSRTADVFFRQILALTGWGYQVIALHLFRASSGCFLAQKFAEYTHKSPRVHSLILCNSFSDTSIFNQTRTTNSFWLMPSFMLKKIVLGNFSSGPVDAMMADAIDFMVDRLESLGQSELASRLTLNCQNSYVEPHKIRDIPLTIMDVFHQSALSTEAKEEMYKLYPNARRDHLKTGGNFPYLCRSAEVNLHVQIHLLQFHGTKYAAIDPSMVSAKELEVQKGNIGISQEEQ; this comes from the exons ATGGGAGAGATTAAAGTCTCTCCTGATTATAACTGGTTTAGAAGTACAGTCCcccttaaaaatattattgtggATGATGACGACAGCAAGGTCTGGTCACTCTATGATGCAGGCCCCAGAAACATCAGGTGTCCTCTCACATTCCTCCCTCCTGTCAGCAGAACTGCAGATGTATTTTTCCGGCAGATTTTGGCTTTGACTGGATGGGGTTACCAAGTTATAGCTTTGCA TCTCTTTAGGGCTTCTTCGGGATGCTTTTTGGCCCAGAAGTTTGCTGAATACACTCACAAATCTCCCAGAGTCCATTCCCTCATCCTCTGCAATTCCTTCAGTGACACTTCTATCTTTAACCAAACAAGGACCACAAACAGCTTTTGGCTGATGCCATCATTTATGCTCAAAAAAATAGTTTTAGGAAACTTTTCATCTGGCCCAGTGGACGCTATGATGGCTGATGCCATTGATTTCATGGTGGACAGGCTGGAAAGTTTGGGTCAGAGTGAACTGGCTTCAAGACTTACCCTGAATTGTCAAAATTCCTATGTGGAACCTCATAAAATTCGGGACATCCCTCTAACCATTATGGATGTGTTTCACCAGAGTGCACTTTCAACTGAAGCTAAAGAAGAAATGTACAAACTGTATCCTAATGCCCGAAGGGATCACCTTAAAACAGGAGGCAATTTCCCATACCTGTGCAGAAGTGCAGAGGTGAATCTCCATGTACAGATTCATTTGCTGCAATTTCATGGAACCAAATATGCAGCTATTGACCCATCGATGGTCAGTGCCAAGGAACTCGAGGTGCAGAAAGGCAACATTGGCATCAGTCAGGAGGAGCAGTAG